One stretch of Candida orthopsilosis Co 90-125, chromosome 3 draft sequence DNA includes these proteins:
- a CDS encoding Ubc6 protein (S. cerevisiae homolog UBC6 has ubiquitin-protein ligase activity, has role in ER-associated protein catabolic process and localizes to endoplasmic reticulum membrane): protein MASRQSQRRLTKEYKAIQLTPPPYITAKPNDENILEWHYIITGPPNTPFEHGQYHGLLRFPQEYPFKPPSISMITPNGRFSCNTRLCLSMSDYHPDTWNPAWSVATILTGLLSFMTGEESTTGSITTSENVKRKLARDSKKWNVRENPRFVKQFPDVVKQNKQEIARAEEEEAEKQKQLANGGNASSVVEKAIDLSQLDKLDPEDRARLLIEHERNLSVVNKGANGGGAGGAGGGSLGSLTALVGILVAAFLAAYFGIMKTG from the coding sequence atgGCATCAAGACAATCACAAAGACGATTAACTAAAGAATATAAAGCTATTCAACTAACGCCACCACCTTACATCACCGCCAAACCCAACGATGAAAACATTTTGGAATGGCACTACATCATCACTGGACCACCAAATACACCATTTGAACATGGTCAATACCATGGATTATTGAGATTCCCTCAAGAGTATCCTTTTAAACCACCTTCGATATCAATGATTACACCTAATGGACGTTTTTCATGTAATACAAGATTATGTTTATCAATGAGTGATTATCATCCTGATACTTGGAACCCAGCATGGAGTGTAGCGACAATTTTAACTGGGTTACTTAGTTTTATGACTGGTGAAGAGTCTACAACGGGGTCCATTACAACATCAGAGAATGTGAAGCGGAAGTTGGCTCGTGATAGTAAAAAGTGGAACGTTAGAGAGAATCCACGGTTTGTTAAACAGTTTCCAGATGTGGTTAAACAGAATAAACAAGAGATCGCACGTGctgaggaagaagaggcAGAAAAGCAGAAACAGTTAGCAAATGGTGGCAATGCTAGTTCGGTTGTTGAAAAGGCTATTGATTTGTCTCAGTTGGATAAGTTGGATCCCGAAGATAGAGCAaggttgttgattgaacaTGAAAGAAACTTGTCTGTTGTTAACAAGGGCGccaatggtggtggtgcagGAGGAGCAGGTGGTGGTAGTCTTGGTAGTTTGACTGCTTTGGTGGGTATATTGGTTGCTGCTTTTCTTGCTGCTTACTTTGGTATTATGAAGACGGGCTGA
- a CDS encoding Chs4 activator of Chs3p chitin synthase, translated as MSSGSSHPYRQVTSSSSSATTSTTTATTPNTTTPYPLSDFNQTSQSDRSDSSPSMTEVTSGMEDLHLPPNHNNKPYIPHDIQQQQQYGQGQMPQYQYEPIPPPQHQYQYPQCQPQNYARHASAPQHQQQQQQQQQQQQHPSVQRQKYRSLLANDDGSDRQQRLSSLPTHLIPNVSHSSSGNSSPRMAGQISPSEQHFYQQEQQQQAKDPAVYDSPKIGVTSPSSAPYPVYDSTPASPPPVFAFKDNGISSPPSNPLSATSSVVNLNLNNNTNNLDHQIFSRSENNLSTPSVAVSTTKYGHNRSVSSTSSFFYDRNDNSSMIDFNQNVIQSYLGSNSANLLPRIKTLELYRKNAKKSNDPNVLFQYAQYMLQTALMLAAESTNNATASTTTSVSGDNTPVNNRSIENSPRRPDTNKDKHKRNKSIDFSTIEVEGNEKKLRKAFLKEAVYYLKKLSDKGYTEAQYLLGDAYSSGALDKIDNRDAFILFQAAAKHGHVESAYRTSYCYEEGLGTGRDARKAVEYLKIAASRNHPAAMYKLGVYSFYNRMGLPNDMNTKKMGIKWLTRATNVATELTAAAPYELGKLYYHGFKDIVLQDMKYALELYAQAAALGHTQSAAILGHHYEIGEVLPQDSNLSIHYYTQAALGGDPNSMLAMCAWYLVGSDPYLPKDEQEAFEWAKRAASCNLPKAQFALANFYEKGIGCIKNTKEAQVWYIKAAENGDEKSLTRLTDKEAVARIQKKLKKRPIVSHADGSAAQEKDCVIM; from the coding sequence ATGAGTTCTGGTTCCTCACACCCTTATCGTCAAGTAACTTCATCTAGTAGTAGTGCAACtacttcaacaactacaGCCACCACCCCCAACACAACCACTCCATATCCACTTCTGGATTTTAATCAAACTAGTCAAAGTGATCGTTCAGATAGTTCACCTAGTATGACTGAGGTTACATCAGGAATGGAGGATTTGCATTTACCTCCAAATCATAATAATAAACCATATATACCGCATGAtattcagcaacaacagcaatatGGCCAAGGTCAAATGCCACAATATCAATACGAACCTATCCCTCCACCACagcatcaatatcaataccCACAATGCCAACCACAAAATTATGCGCGTCATGCATCAGCGCcacagcatcaacaacaacagcaacagcaacagcaacagcaacaacatccCTCAGTCCAAAGACAAAAGTATAGAAGCTTATTAGctaatgatgatggatCTGATAGACAACAACGTTTATCAAGTTTACCCACGCATTTGATACCAAACGTTTCTCATTCATCTTCGGGAAACTCTTCACCTAGAATGGCGGGACAAATATCACCTAGTGAACAACATTTCTACCAACaggaacaacaacaacaggcTAAAGACCCAGCCGTGTATGACTCGCCAAAGATTGGTGTCACATCACCATCTAGTGCACCATACCCAGTCTATGATTCTACTCCTGCATCACCACCGCCAGTTTTTGCATTCAAAGACAATGGTATCTCATCACCACCTTCAAATCCGTTATCTGCTACTTCATCGGTAGTTAACCTCAACCTCAACAATAACACAAACAACTTGGATCATCAAATATTTAGTAGATCTGAAAACAACTTGAGTACACCTTCAGTTGCAGTATCCACTACGAAGTACGGTCATAATCGGTCAGTATCatctacatcatcattctTCTATGATCGTAATgataattcatcaatgattgacttcaatcaaaatgTGATTCAGCTGTATCTCGGCTCAAATTCAGCCAATTTATTGCCTAGAATCAAGACTTTGGAATTGTATCGTAAAAACGCcaagaaatcaaatgatccaaatgtattgtttcaataTGCTCAGTATATGTTGCAAACAGCATTGATGTTGGCGGctgaatcaacaaacaacGCAACAGCATCCACAACTACATCGGTATCGGGTGATAATACCCCCGTCAACAatagatcaattgaaaactcCCCACGTAGACCAGACACAAACAAAGATAAACACAAGAgaaataaatcaattgatttttccacaattgaagttgaaggtaatgaaaagaaattacGCAAGGCATTTTTAAAAGAAGCGGTatattatttgaaaaaattgtcCGACAAGGGGTATACTGAAGCCCAATATTTGTTAGGAGATGCTTATAGTTCAGGAGCGTTGGATAAGATTGACAATAGAGATGcatttattctttttcaagcAGCTGCAAAGCATGGACATGTTGAAAGTGCATATCGTACCAGTTATTGTTATGAAGAAGGATTAGGTACCGGTAGAGATGCAAGAAAAGCAgttgaatatttgaaaattgccGCATCGAGAAATCACCCAGCAGCAATGTATAAATTGGGGGTTTATTCCTTCTACAATCGTATGGGATTACCTAATGATATGaatacaaagaaaatggGAATTAAATGGTTGACTAGAGCTACTAATGTAGCCACGGAATTAACAGCTGCAGCACCCTATGAATTGGGTAAGTTATATTACCACGGTTTCAAAGATATTGTATTGCAAGATATGAAATATGCATTGGAATTGTATGCCCAAGCAGCAGCATTGGGTCATACACAATCAGCAGCTATATTGGGCCATCACTATGAAATCGGTGAAGTTTTGCCACAAGattcaaacttgtcaattCATTATTACACACAAGCTGCTTTAGGAGGAGACCCAAATTCTATGTTGGCCATGTGCGCATGGTACCTCGTGGGATCTGATCCATATTTACCTAAAGATGAACAAGAAGCATTTGAATGGGCTAAACGAGCAGCATCATGTAACTTGCCAAAAGCACAATTTGCATTGGCTAATTTTTATGAAAAGGGAATTGGATGTATCAAGAATACCAAGGAGGCTCAAGTTTGGTACATAAAGGCAGCTgaaaatggtgatgaaaaGTCATTGACTAGATTGACTGACAAAGAAGCAGTTGCCAGgattcaaaagaagttgaaaaaaagacCCATTGTCAGTCATGCTGATGGAAGTGCGGCTCAAGAAAAGGACTGTGTTATTATGTAA